The Halorhabdus sp. BNX81 genome includes a region encoding these proteins:
- a CDS encoding AarF/ABC1/UbiB kinase family protein → MSLRSYRRFLTVFVEFLPLALTYARDRRRFLLFGSSRSVSSAQRHERASTLLQSLLTLGPTFIKLGQMLSTRPDVLPPEYVTEFSKLQDRVPPADWDDARVVLEDELGPVEERFSDFDTEAISGASLGQVYYAEIDGDPAAVKVRRPGVEELVQADLRVLRWLLPILLYFVDDARSFSLETLADEFDQTIRQEMDYEREARMLTEIRENFAGDDRVRIPPVVESHSTERVLTMEYVEGTKINDVEELDEKGIDRTQLAETLERAYFQMIVEDGVYHADPHPGNLAVQDDGTLVFYDFGMSGRVDSFLQDRIIDFYMAVAEQDIDAILDALIEMGTLSPEVDRQVMADVMELAIADARGEEIEQYRVQQIIQSVEDTIYEFPLRLPENLALVLRVATVVEGVAVTLDPDFDFISVATDFLREEGYLEESARQFVSDRVTEVRDAGRSAVRVPPKLETTLDRIDRDDFYVRADIEDSDNLLDILATRLILGMIAAGGLVSTSVLYSLSTVRATLLAALVTTVSLFALYRSFRKRRSIRATPQFTRQKMRQRESNEQTESPPIGADGPIDEADAKVAEEDRWT, encoded by the coding sequence TTCGTCGAGTTCCTGCCGCTGGCGCTGACGTACGCCCGCGACCGCCGCCGGTTCCTCCTGTTCGGATCGAGCCGGTCGGTGTCGTCGGCCCAGCGCCACGAGCGCGCATCGACGTTGTTGCAGTCGTTGCTGACGCTGGGGCCGACGTTCATCAAACTCGGGCAGATGCTCTCGACCCGGCCGGACGTCCTGCCCCCGGAGTACGTCACCGAGTTCTCGAAACTCCAGGATCGGGTTCCGCCGGCCGACTGGGACGACGCGAGGGTCGTCCTCGAGGATGAGCTCGGTCCCGTTGAGGAGCGCTTCAGCGACTTCGACACCGAGGCGATCAGCGGGGCGAGCCTGGGACAGGTTTACTACGCCGAAATCGATGGCGATCCGGCCGCCGTCAAAGTCCGACGCCCGGGTGTCGAGGAGTTAGTCCAGGCCGACCTCCGGGTGCTGCGGTGGCTCCTCCCGATCTTGCTTTACTTCGTCGATGACGCCCGGTCGTTCTCCCTGGAGACGCTCGCGGACGAATTCGACCAGACGATCCGCCAGGAGATGGACTACGAACGCGAGGCCCGGATGCTGACCGAGATCCGGGAGAACTTCGCCGGCGATGACCGAGTTCGTATTCCCCCGGTGGTTGAATCCCATTCGACCGAGCGCGTGCTCACGATGGAGTACGTCGAGGGCACGAAGATCAACGACGTCGAGGAACTCGACGAGAAGGGCATCGACCGGACGCAACTCGCGGAAACGCTCGAACGGGCGTACTTCCAGATGATCGTCGAGGACGGCGTCTATCACGCCGATCCCCATCCCGGAAACCTCGCCGTGCAAGACGATGGGACGCTCGTATTCTACGACTTCGGGATGAGCGGCAGAGTCGATTCGTTCCTCCAGGACCGGATCATCGACTTCTACATGGCCGTCGCCGAGCAGGACATCGACGCCATCCTGGATGCGCTCATCGAGATGGGGACGCTCAGCCCGGAGGTCGATCGGCAGGTCATGGCCGACGTGATGGAACTCGCCATCGCGGACGCCCGCGGGGAGGAAATCGAGCAGTACCGCGTCCAGCAGATCATCCAGAGCGTCGAGGACACGATCTACGAGTTCCCGCTTCGGCTGCCGGAGAACCTGGCACTGGTCCTCCGAGTCGCAACTGTCGTCGAGGGGGTCGCCGTCACGCTTGACCCCGACTTCGACTTCATCTCGGTCGCGACTGACTTCCTGCGCGAGGAGGGGTACCTCGAAGAGAGCGCCCGACAGTTCGTCTCCGATCGCGTCACCGAGGTTCGGGACGCCGGTCGGTCAGCCGTCAGGGTGCCACCGAAGCTCGAAACCACGCTCGATCGGATCGACCGCGACGACTTCTACGTCCGGGCGGACATCGAGGACTCGGACAATCTCCTGGATATTCTGGCGACTCGGCTGATCCTGGGGATGATCGCGGCCGGCGGACTCGTCTCGACGTCAGTGCTGTACTCACTTTCGACAGTGCGAGCCACACTGCTCGCCGCCCTCGTGACGACGGTGTCGCTGTTTGCGCTCTATCGGTCGTTCCGCAAGCGCCGGTCGATCCGGGCAACGCCGCAGTTCACCCGCCAGAAGATGCGACAGCGAGAGTCGAATGAGCAGACAGAGTCACCACCGATCGGGGCCGACGGACCGATCGACGAGGCGGACGCGAAAGTGGCCGAGGAAGATCGTTGGACCTGA